The DNA sequence AGCTTCTGGTTACAAGATTCAAAAGATAATGTCTCCTGTGTGCCACAGCCAGGACAACCCGTCAGGCAGGGCATGTACACAAGGTGGCGAATCTGTGCTTAgcctttctgtttgtttgtttttaatagtgTACGTGACGGGAAGAAaaatgaggcaggaatacactctgaatgGGATGGTAGTCCACTGgcgttcatacacacacacacacacacacacacacacagtcacacctaTGGGCATTTTAGCGTGGGCAGTCCACCTTCGAGCATATTTTAGGGAGGCTGAgcacaaactccacacagacaatcgTGCAGccataaaaagaataataaggAAAGTAGAAAAATGTCGTGCTGCATGCATAGCTTCTTCAACTAGAAACGATATGTTAATAAAacgtataataataataataataataataataacaacaacaacaatacccTCGGGAGAATCGACCGACTTGTTGTAGAGCTCGGTGTATTTCTCCAAGCTGCAGATGTAAGCTTGCTTCTTCAGCTCCTCGGGGGCGTGAAGCGTCTCTTCCGCGGGAACTTTATCAGGTAGCATCGTAGCTGATAGCAAGCTAAACTATCAGTGCAAAACCAACAACTGCGTCCTTTTTACTGCCTCTTCTACACTGAGCCTTACCAACTCCTGAGGTGCGGTGAAGTGTAAAACAGAAGTAACCAGAAGCTGGTGAACTTCCTTCAGTCCCCTGGTTAAACGTGCCCTACGTTAGTAACTTCCGCATACAAACACTGTTTACAAGGGAGCCCAGTCTATGGGTCTTGAGCTTTCAGGACTTGGATAAGCGAACAGTATGTGCTAGCACGAGTCAAGCTAACAGCTACAGAACAGCCAGCTCGTATCAGGACAGATCCTGTAGCTAATTCGAGCTGCCTTCTTCAGAGCACGCTGACATTGGCTGACATTTTCCTGTTTAAATGATAAACCAGCAAAATATACGCAGCTCACAGGCTATCTGATCTAACATGTAGAAAGGGCATGCAGCGTATTTAGTTGCTCAGTGCCGCTCTCTGCTAAGGAAAGCAGCTGTACTTGCACTTTGCACTTGAAGGCGAGATGAGGCCGTTTGGGTTTTCTAGCTCTTCCAAAATGAACTTGTCAATTGCGTTCACTCCCTCACTGCTCACAATTAGCTGTCCTGTCCGAATACTGAGCTTATTGCcattaataatgcaaaataacgTTTATAAAACCTGCGTTTACAGAGGTCGCACGTCCCCGAAATCCGTTCTTACGTCCTTACACACTGGGTACAAGACAAGACACGCTCCTTAGAGGGACATTATCGTGCTCTACAACGAGACAAAAGTCAGCCAATCAGCAGTTAGAACCCCGAAAATGAGGCGGGGCTTGAGGGCGAACTCTCAAATCAGAGGACACGTCGAGGTaagctcatgaatattaattaagTGATACAACGGCCCGTGATCTAATTGGCTGAGACGAAGCCGCGATGTCGGTGCAATGACGGAATCGAGTTTTTCAGTTGAATGATTTCAGCAATAGCAGACAGCAGTAAACAGACTAGCCTGGTGGCCAGAACTAAAGACATTATTCATTAGACACAAAAAGTACACATATCAGTTCCACATAGCTACAGGTAAAACAGTTTTAACAGTAAAACAATTTTCACAAAGTGGGCATAATACAGAGGACTAGATAAAGTAGAGCTCAGTCTCGCTCTCCGTTCAGTTTGTTATTTCCCCAGTTGAACAATCAGGAAGTGCAGTTTGTAGACGCGGGATTTTGGCAGTGGCACCAGAGAGGCACTAGAGGGCGCTGACACTACACCTGGAAACTCTCTCCGCTCGCCTTAACGTCATTTCCTGACTCTGCTGCTTTCTTCCTTTTCCGTCAGCCATTTGTGCTCTGCGGTAAGAAGAAAACGTGCTCCTCAacaaaattgtgttttgttcATTCTTACACTGGAATGTTTAATAGATTTTCAGTTATATTCTGTATGTAATGCCAGTGTAATGAGTAATTTGTGTGTATAGGTGGAGTAGCCCTTTTAATAAGGTACTAGACTTTATAAGTTTAAGGCGGTGCGCAAACGTTCCTGTGCCGTGTAGCAGTCATTAATTAGCATTAGCCCCCTGCTAGCCTTGTACTTTACGCTAGTTCCCGTCAGCTGTGGCATTAGATGAACAGTTTCTCTGTTTGGTTGACATTAGTTGACGGTTTTGAtaatgtatgtggtgtgtgtaaatGGCAAACCGACTATTAAACGTCTATCTTGGCTTGTAGTTAGTAGCTAACATTACTGGCGCATGTGTTGTGTTCAGGTCTAGAAAGCCTTTACGGCTACTGAAAAATCGTCACCATGCAGAACGACGCTGGAGAATTCGTGGACCTGTATGTGCCTCGTAAATGGTAAATAAAGTCTTATTCCAGTTTTACTGAGTAACGTATTAACGACTTGTTACTGTATATTGTTCACTATGGAGCATTTAAACATTCCTAGAGTCACTGAAACTTAAATGACATGGGagtgatttaaatattaaaattttccTCTGCAGTTCTGCTAGCAACAGAATTATTGGTGCAAAGGACCATGCCTCCATCCAGATCAACATTGCTGAGGTAAACAAGCTTCTCAcgcttttgtcttttgtctcaTTTGAACTTACAGCAGTGTTGCATGCATTCACGTTTGTAATGAAAGTCCATTTACACAGACTCTGATGTACAAGAAAGCAATGTATTTGGTGGATTgtttaatgaaatgtaaattcaaCCAAATGTATGGATTTGTTCTAATTTTCCCCTCACCCAACCCCACATGAGTCTTTTTTGAAGTCCCTGGGGAACTGAACTAGGTCTCAGCCAAGTAGATTGCACTATTatccttttttactttttgttttctgcCTTGTGTTCTTGTGTATTGTCACAAGAAGAGGGATGCCCCAAGGGAGCACCTCTGGAAGAGGGATGCCACAAACAGTTGtgcaactaaaaataaaaaattagacaTTAATAAACCACCGAATACACACAAGCTGTTTCTGaccaaaaggaaaaacaaaaccaaaagtgTGTATAGTAGTAATATTGATGAGACACTTGAACACAGTCCAAATTTGTTGTCCCAGTGGCTAATGCAATGTAGTAGTGCTGTTCACTTCTGATAAAAGTGCTGTCTGTTGCAGTTAATTTGTATGACAATAACTGACCTATCAGTTCATTCCGTTCTTTTCCAACTTCCTCAGGTTGACAAGGTCACAGGCAGGTTCAATGGCCAGTTCAAGACCTACGCCATCTGTGGTGCTATTCGTAGAATGGTAAGATGTACATTTTAACAGACATTAAGCATTAAGTCATGTGTGTGGAGCCCAATCAGAATGAATAAAGTGAGGTTTTTGTCTAATGTCTTCTGCTCTGCATGCTTTTTGTCTGCTGGTGATGAACTGAAAGCCTTGGGTGCCTTACAATCACAAAAGTTTTTTCTCATCACATAAGATCATCTCAAGGTTCCCCTGACTGAAATGTAGATATGTAGATGCCTTAAAAGCTTAATTCCTCTGTGTCTCGGACCTTTCCCTTGAGGCCTGAACATATATTAGACAATTAGCTGTTTGCTTAGAACCACCAGATGGTTTAAACGCCAACAGGTTTCATGAAAAATCTAACAAAAACATGATGTATTCGCTGTTATCTTATATCCCCAGGGTGAGGCTGATGACTCTCTCCTGAGGCTGGCAAAGAACGACTCTATTGTGTCAAAGTAAGTAACCACTTTGTGTAAATGTCCATATGTACAACTTAAACATTTCCTTTGGGCCAGGAAGTCTTGGGAAAGCAGTTTggaaataaattgttaaatagACTTTTAACTCATTTTAGTTTACTTTTCATTCAGCTCAAATAAACTTGGTCTTGTATCTCAGACTTCTTTTTTCTCCTATAAAATTTGCATTTTGGTTGGCATGTTTTTATagtaaagaaatgtttattcaaTTTTGATTTTGAGCATTAGGTGCTTATTTCATTTAACTGTGTGTGAACATGGATTTGAGTTCAGGCTGTCATCTCTAACACCACAGATGGATGTTCAGCTTGTTTAGCAAATAATCATTGGCTATGTTTACAAGCACATCAGATTCCGTTTAAGGTccatattcgggttgcagctaTATTTCGAATATGATGTTTATGAGTataggcatcggaatattcctgtatacatggtggTTGTACGTATGCCCGAGTTGCCAtccctaaatacctagcctacagctcagcatctgttagcacccacaattccttgtggactgagcatgcacatatctcctttcagtggattttctgaataatgtGTTTACTTGtaacaaatttctgattaaaacagacACATTCCAGGAGTGTGAATCGGAATATTGTCTTAATATAACTCAGGCAATCAGATTGCggtgtttacatgactcaatacaaATTGGAATATTGAcaaattctgattaatgttggaatattgatgtgcatgtaaatgtaaccattgattatttttccaaacaCTTTGAACAGCTGAAGGTGGGGGTGAAACTGGAAGTGGGGGTGAAAGTCTTGAATTTGTCGtggtttctaattttttttttttttttttcttgttacagGAACATATAAGTATAAGAAAGGACATCTGGCgtttctttgtaaaataaaattgtaaaaaaaaaaaaaaggtgtggtTTCTTTACATGTATGGTGTTACAGCAGTGGACGCTCTTGACCTATGCTCTATGTGAAGCAGCTCTTACTGCTACTGCTTAAGGGATCTCCGAATGATTATAGGACTTGAACTGGTCCATGGCCTGCTAAAAGAAAAGAGGTTAGTTTAAAattaacagctttttttttttttcttcttcagcccAGTCATGCCTAATGTCTAGAAGACTAATCTTCAGGACAAATAATCAGGAAAGGCTGTACTcgtttaaaatgatttcataaCTAAGGGGAGATGGCATTAGTCTTTTACGTTAGAAATGCTAAAACCCGAATAATACTGAGTTGTTTGCTATTGGTAGCCAATCATCAGACCTTTGATGTCAATGAAGCTTTACTAATCTTGGTTTTAGGTGCAGTTTAGTTATGGCACaaacattttatgaaaaatattagtgtTTTCACCACAACAACTATTTGTAGAGGCTTTACTTTTAACAACAGATCTTCTAAATTAGTTTGTGAGACATTCTTCAGAGAGGGtattaattcaatttcaattttgtttatatagtgtatatataaatgcattcaggatataaattttaaatgtatgattttAACCATAACGAGCAAGctagaggtgacagtggcaaggaaaaactcagacaatatgaggaagaaaccttgagaggaaccagactcaaaagggaacccatcctcatctgggtgacactgaatagcgcgattataaataaatcccttctataactgtactATATGggcaaatagtgcaattgtgtaaccagggaattcattatagttttcacatgaagtctgtttgttGAATCCACTGTTCACTTATGGAGACTTGAATGCAAAACTGTGaaaattgcagtcctaaagctacaCACAAGTTTTgctatctttttaaaaaaaaaaaaaaaaaagttcttactTCTATCCAAGTCAGATGttgtgaacaattttttttcttcattcttcctTAAAGAAACTACCTTGATCAGATGCAAATGAGAGATTAAAAGTCTTAAAAAGCTGGGTCTGTCTCAAAGCTGAGGGTTTTTATAAGGCAAAGTATCAGACATTCTCAGATGTTCTCCATCGATTAGCTGTGCTCAGTGGTCTTCAACATGGAGCTTGTGAGTGTCCCATGAAGCATATTCTATAAATATTGTTAATTtcctgtcatttattttttaaataacatttgcaTAGTCATTAAAAACTTGAAATGAGCTAACAACAGTTATGCTGCGTTTACCTAATGAaagcaaagttttaaaaaagaaaacttcacacACAAGCCAATAGTTTttaatgtgcacacacacagattgcaGCAGAAGTTGGATGTAGCGGTGAAGTATAGCACAGGGAGCTGCTCAAGAAAAATTACCGGTTGGTCATGTGTGTGGCCCCAGACACCACTGCTGCTCTGTATCGTCTGCCTAGATCCACCACTTGTTCCTGACGATTTTACGAGAAATGTTAAGACTGCTGATAAGGATTGCGGCATTGTAGCTTGTTTATTAATGATCAGTAAATAATAGAGGCAAAGGTACTTTACTTGGTTTTCTCTTATGCATCTAAAAGATTCAGTGCTACAGCCCCTTCAGCCTGCTCAGACTCCTGAGCTAATTAGCCTCACGATAGTCTCACGCAGACACAGGTTCAACATACTGTAGCTTTACTAGCTATAGTATATTGCAAATGTAGCTTCTTTAAGTGAACAAAAACGTgaatatacaaaatgtttaaaagtgaaaacCTCTACTGATTTAACACCATGTTAAAAGTTACTTACCTTTGAAATAGATTTTTACAAAAATCTTCCCTTTGTCCACAAGCTTCACTCATCCAAAATGGCAGACCCCAATTTGCTTGCTTCAAATTCAATTACGTTTTATAACATAAGGTGTCCCAAAGGATCCTAAAAAAATATGTTGGGTTTACTAAATTCCAGATTGATGTCGAATTCACTCAAAATTATTTGTTGacttattttattgtattattattacaagaACAGTAAAAACTCAATATCTTGTGTTGCAAATATAGCT is a window from the Pangasianodon hypophthalmus isolate fPanHyp1 chromosome 16, fPanHyp1.pri, whole genome shotgun sequence genome containing:
- the rps21 gene encoding 40S ribosomal protein S21 isoform X2, which codes for MQNDAGEFVDLYVPRKCSASNRIIGAKDHASIQINIAEVDKVTGRFNGQFKTYAICGAIRRMGEADDSLLRLAKNDSIVSK
- the rps21 gene encoding 40S ribosomal protein S21 isoform X1; its protein translation is MQNDAGEFVDLYVPRKCSASNRIIGAKDHASIQINIAEVDKVTGRFNGQFKTYAICGAIRRMGEADDSLLRLAKNDSIVSKNI